From the Finegoldia magna ATCC 29328 genome, the window CTGTTATTTCTTCAGAAACTTTTGTGCTATCGCCAAGTTGTTTCATGTTGATCTTAGCGTTCAACATTACAGATTTCATACTAGAATGTAATAAATATGCACTTGCTAAAAGGTCAGTTATTGCATATTTATCGATATATTTTGCAATTTGTTTTACAAGCTCCAATGCTTCCATCATGATTCTAGCAGAAGACATTGGAGATTCTGTAGCGATGATGTATCCATCGGCTATCATTTTCTTTCTGTATGCTTTTTCTTCGTCAGTTTCTTTAGGAAGCTTGTATGCTTGAAGAACAGAGTCAAAACTTTTAGTATCTTCAACCATTTTTCCCTTTAATTCTTCGATAATTTCAGTAAGTCTGTCTACATGAGATCTGATTTCTTGCTGAGTTTTCTCGTCTAATGCTTTGAAAGATTTCTTGTCTTCAGTTAGATAGAAACTCATATTTCCAATACCTACTCCCAAAAGCGCAGTCAACGCACTGATAGAACCCCCACCTGGAAGTTCCTTTGAGTTTACATTTTTAATAAATTCTTCTAAAGTTTGATCCATAAACATCATAGCTCTAATATCTCCATAATCCTTTCTAAATCTTCATTAGATAGATATTCTATCTCTATACTTCCGCCTTTTCTTCTTGGCTTAATTCTAACCTTTGTAGAGAATTTCTCCAAAAACCTGTTTTGCAAATCCAACAAAAACGGGTCTGTTTCTTTGGACACTTTTTCAATTTCTCTGACATTTGTCTTCTTGGATAATAGCTTGTCCAACAACGCTTTTCTCTTTTTCATATCATCAATAGCAAGCAAACTTCTTGCTTGTGATGATGTGATATCACCTTTTTTCAGATGGTCAAGTGACAACTCATCCAAGTTAAGTAGTCTCAATGTATTTGCTATATATGACCTTGATTTGGACAATTTATCTGCCAATTCTTTTTGGGTTAAGTTGTAGTTTTCCATCAAGTTTTTATAAGCTACGGCCTCTTCAACAGCATTCAAATCTTCACGTTGAATGTTTTCGATAAGTGACACTTCTGCCACTTCACTATCTTCCATTTCCTTTATAATTGCAGGAATTTCAGATAATCCAGCTTCTAAACTCGCTAGAAATCTTCTTTCTCCAGCGATTATCTCGTACTTTTCGTCCTTTTTTCTAACGATAATCGGAGATATAACGCCGTATTCTTTGATAGAATTTGCTAGCTCACGTATCTTGTCTTTTTCAAAATGTGTTCTTGGTTGATCTTCTCTTCTAATTATTTTCGATAATTCGATTTTAACGATCGAATCAGAACTTGTCGTTTCTATAATATTTTGTGGTATTAAAGCGTCTAAGCCTCTTCCTAATCCCTTTTTCCTAACCATTATAA encodes:
- a CDS encoding cyclodeaminase/cyclohydrolase family protein gives rise to the protein MMFMDQTLEEFIKNVNSKELPGGGSISALTALLGVGIGNMSFYLTEDKKSFKALDEKTQQEIRSHVDRLTEIIEELKGKMVEDTKSFDSVLQAYKLPKETDEEKAYRKKMIADGYIIATESPMSSARIMMEALELVKQIAKYIDKYAITDLLASAYLLHSSMKSVMLNAKINMKQLGDSTKVSEEITALEDKSEVLLREIEEVSYKKIGEV
- a CDS encoding ParB/RepB/Spo0J family partition protein, with product MVRKKGLGRGLDALIPQNIIETTSSDSIVKIELSKIIRREDQPRTHFEKDKIRELANSIKEYGVISPIIVRKKDEKYEIIAGERRFLASLEAGLSEIPAIIKEMEDSEVAEVSLIENIQREDLNAVEEAVAYKNLMENYNLTQKELADKLSKSRSYIANTLRLLNLDELSLDHLKKGDITSSQARSLLAIDDMKKRKALLDKLLSKKTNVREIEKVSKETDPFLLDLQNRFLEKFSTKVRIKPRRKGGSIEIEYLSNEDLERIMEILEL